In Niallia sp. FSL W8-0635, one genomic interval encodes:
- a CDS encoding PA14 domain-containing protein codes for MSKILLKFFKRGKVLFFLFIGITLFITLPNKGEAVENKWAGSYYNSTNFTGVPINKEYENLRFTWDKNAPISDVRNDNFSATFEKDINVGKSDKDYFVHGFADNGFRMYIDNERVIDSWDYSGIKYHSNIIPNLSEGKYKVKTEYYDKVNSAALYADIIPFNSWIGYFYNNRNFSGYPQDAKVYSSSNGNFSFNYGKNAPNANNIGKDNFSMKIFTYKRLDAGKYIIRTKVDDKIQVYIDGKKVLDKGSLGEEAVIVNISDIARANTSDKDIHQLEIHYVENTSDSYLDFTILPLKEELSSDYWLASYFNNRNNVGNGYVYGGNGGSVKIKDLFFDWGYSSPSSKIASDNISASYYKLLNKGDYFVYSYADDGVKASINDKTLFKQWSGSPGTENKAVITGLNANNNIFQLNYLESTSKAFLFADVLPMGQWLGYYYNNDSLSGTPSNKKIIKGDQNGSLSFNHGYNSPISGIPKDRYSAKFITAMKLKKGDYIIRTFADDGIRVYLDDKLVVNRWNGARSDSAIKIKINDIEKKDIHWIKVEYREATLTSKLDFDIKPMEEIATNTNWLQIMYPNKSFSGVGTVKDGINNIQYNWGKAAPISGFPTDKFSATFLKKLKGNQDYFVSTYADDGIKLEVDGKQLFNRWSYGGDVYNKVLIKNLKSGEHMARFDYFESTSNANIYAEIQPVGNWIAYYYNNKTVSGIPVASEIIDNSNSMTLAQDFGLKSPNPKINKDYFSARYVTTKKITAGEYLVRGLADDGLKVYIDGKLVIDNWTNGPYKEKATKLTIEDTKDGDIHWIEVRFYESTSSAKFSFSLEQYKDSTILSDSGWYAEYYPKVIGKNETPVYKVSDSKKPVVIGGENSLNSISQINFNWGKNSPDSSIPNDKFSAIFKREYNLKENTNYNFRLSADNGVLLEIDGKVVLDAWEGSIDKEKEVLGYYLPKGKHTFVIKYYENVGNASINFKMEKAKVALESYDYLGYTINDAVNIQTSKKAQTDKKYKAYIREDGLSYVSKATDYGIVATGNWNVRGGPSTGQWVIGQFSTGDKVTIKAKTAKDSNGKYWYEVDYYKYYNEIKAATEDFPPKYSLAYHTWVNASPADIKYYLEPNNFVKDDKQKLQFLLLSSSANVSEKEVNDKILKNKGILAGKASSFVTAGEKYGINEIYLISHALLETGNGSSTLAKGVKVSSVDGKKVTPKVVYNMYGIGAYDSSAVKSGSEYAYKQGWFTPEKAIIGGAEFIGKNYINNSTYKQETLYKMRWNTLSPGVHQYATDIGWASKQVSTMYNLYNLLTTYRMDLKIPVYRK; via the coding sequence GTGTCTAAAATACTATTAAAATTTTTCAAAAGGGGAAAAGTATTATTTTTTCTTTTTATTGGTATAACCTTATTTATCACCTTGCCAAATAAAGGGGAAGCTGTAGAGAATAAATGGGCAGGTAGCTATTATAATTCTACAAATTTTACTGGAGTACCAATCAATAAAGAATATGAAAACTTAAGGTTTACTTGGGATAAAAATGCTCCTATTAGTGATGTTAGAAATGATAATTTTTCAGCAACCTTTGAAAAGGATATCAATGTTGGCAAATCAGATAAGGATTATTTTGTTCATGGATTTGCAGATAATGGTTTTCGAATGTATATAGATAATGAAAGAGTAATAGATAGTTGGGATTACTCTGGCATCAAGTATCACTCTAATATAATTCCGAATTTGTCAGAGGGAAAATACAAAGTAAAGACAGAATACTACGATAAGGTTAATAGTGCGGCTCTGTATGCAGATATTATCCCATTCAATAGTTGGATAGGATACTTCTATAATAATCGTAATTTTAGTGGTTATCCTCAAGATGCAAAAGTATATTCTTCTTCTAACGGTAATTTTTCATTTAATTATGGGAAAAATGCACCAAATGCTAATAATATAGGTAAAGATAATTTTTCTATGAAAATATTCACTTATAAAAGATTAGATGCAGGAAAATATATTATCCGTACTAAAGTAGATGATAAAATTCAAGTTTATATAGATGGGAAAAAAGTATTGGATAAGGGAAGTCTAGGAGAAGAAGCAGTTATTGTCAATATTAGTGATATAGCAAGAGCTAATACTTCTGATAAAGATATTCATCAATTAGAAATTCATTATGTGGAGAATACAAGTGATAGTTATTTGGATTTCACTATTCTACCATTGAAAGAAGAATTATCCAGCGATTATTGGCTTGCGTCCTATTTTAATAATAGAAATAATGTTGGAAATGGTTACGTATATGGAGGTAACGGTGGATCAGTAAAAATTAAAGATTTATTCTTTGATTGGGGATATTCTTCTCCCAGTTCTAAAATAGCCAGTGATAATATCTCAGCTTCTTATTATAAACTTTTAAATAAAGGAGATTACTTTGTTTATTCCTATGCAGATGATGGTGTGAAAGCGAGTATTAATGATAAAACATTATTTAAACAATGGTCGGGATCACCTGGAACGGAAAATAAAGCTGTAATTACGGGATTAAATGCTAATAATAATATTTTTCAATTAAATTATTTAGAGAGCACAAGCAAGGCATTTTTATTTGCAGATGTTTTACCTATGGGGCAATGGCTAGGTTATTACTACAATAATGATAGTTTATCCGGTACACCATCCAACAAAAAAATAATTAAAGGGGATCAAAATGGATCATTAAGCTTTAATCATGGATATAACTCTCCAATTTCTGGAATTCCTAAAGATCGATATTCAGCTAAGTTTATTACAGCTATGAAATTAAAAAAAGGAGACTATATTATAAGAACTTTTGCTGATGATGGAATTAGAGTGTATTTAGATGATAAATTAGTTGTAAATAGGTGGAATGGAGCCAGAAGTGACTCCGCTATTAAAATTAAGATCAATGATATAGAAAAAAAAGATATTCATTGGATTAAAGTAGAGTATAGAGAGGCCACCTTAACATCTAAGCTTGACTTTGATATTAAACCAATGGAGGAAATTGCAACAAATACGAATTGGCTACAGATAATGTATCCAAATAAATCTTTTTCAGGGGTAGGTACTGTAAAAGATGGTATAAATAACATTCAATATAACTGGGGGAAAGCAGCCCCTATCTCAGGATTCCCAACAGATAAATTCTCCGCAACATTCTTGAAAAAATTAAAGGGGAATCAAGATTATTTTGTTTCAACATATGCGGATGATGGAATAAAATTAGAAGTTGATGGTAAGCAATTATTTAATCGATGGTCGTATGGTGGAGATGTGTATAATAAGGTATTGATAAAAAATCTTAAATCGGGTGAGCATATGGCAAGATTTGATTACTTTGAATCAACAAGTAATGCGAATATTTATGCTGAAATTCAGCCGGTAGGAAATTGGATAGCTTATTATTACAATAATAAGACTGTATCAGGTATCCCAGTAGCTTCTGAGATAATAGATAATTCTAATTCTATGACTCTAGCACAAGATTTTGGTTTGAAGTCACCCAATCCCAAAATAAATAAGGATTATTTTTCAGCTAGATATGTAACAACAAAAAAAATCACTGCAGGTGAATATTTAGTTCGTGGGTTAGCAGATGATGGCTTGAAAGTGTATATTGACGGGAAGTTGGTTATTGATAATTGGACAAATGGCCCTTATAAAGAAAAAGCGACAAAACTAACTATTGAAGATACAAAGGACGGCGATATTCATTGGATTGAAGTTCGATTCTATGAGTCAACAAGTTCTGCTAAATTTTCTTTTAGTTTGGAGCAATATAAAGATAGTACTATTTTAAGTGATTCTGGATGGTATGCTGAATATTACCCGAAAGTTATCGGGAAAAATGAAACACCAGTCTATAAAGTTTCAGATTCAAAGAAACCGGTTGTAATCGGTGGGGAAAATTCATTAAATAGTATTTCGCAAATTAATTTTAATTGGGGTAAAAATTCTCCTGATTCTTCTATTCCAAATGATAAGTTTTCCGCCATTTTTAAGCGTGAATATAACTTAAAGGAAAATACAAATTATAACTTCCGACTATCCGCTGATAATGGAGTATTATTAGAGATTGATGGGAAGGTAGTCTTAGATGCATGGGAAGGGAGTATTGATAAGGAGAAAGAAGTTCTTGGTTATTACTTACCAAAAGGAAAACATACATTTGTAATAAAATATTATGAAAATGTCGGCAATGCTTCCATTAATTTTAAAATGGAAAAAGCAAAGGTTGCTTTAGAATCCTATGATTACTTGGGTTATACTATTAATGATGCTGTAAATATACAAACAAGTAAAAAGGCACAAACAGATAAAAAATATAAAGCTTATATTAGAGAAGATGGACTTTCTTACGTGAGTAAAGCAACAGATTATGGAATAGTTGCAACAGGTAATTGGAATGTTCGTGGTGGTCCAAGTACTGGCCAATGGGTAATTGGACAATTTTCTACTGGAGATAAAGTTACGATAAAAGCAAAAACGGCAAAAGATAGTAATGGGAAATATTGGTATGAAGTAGATTACTATAAATACTATAATGAAATTAAAGCTGCTACAGAGGATTTTCCTCCAAAATATAGTTTGGCCTATCATACTTGGGTGAATGCTAGCCCAGCGGATATTAAATACTATCTAGAACCTAATAATTTTGTCAAAGATGATAAGCAGAAATTACAATTCCTTTTATTGTCTTCAAGTGCAAACGTAAGTGAAAAGGAAGTGAACGATAAGATACTGAAAAATAAGGGAATCTTAGCAGGAAAAGCATCATCCTTTGTAACAGCAGGGGAAAAGTATGGTATTAATGAGATATATCTAATTTCTCACGCCTTGTTAGAAACCGGTAATGGATCTTCTACTTTGGCTAAAGGTGTTAAAGTATCAAGTGTTGATGGAAAAAAGGTTACACCTAAAGTGGTTTATAATATGTATGGAATAGGAGCATATGATAGTTCTGCTGTTAAGAGTGGATCAGAATATGCTTATAAGCAAGGTTGGTTTACACCAGAGAAGGCAATTATTGGTGGTGCAGAATTTATTGGTAAAAATTATATCAATAATAGTACTTATAAACAGGAAACCCTTTATAAAATGAGATGGAATACATTATCACCTGGTGTACATCAATATGCAACGGATATTGGATGGGCAAGTAAACAAGTTAGTACAATGTATAATTTATATAATTTATTGACAACATATCGCATGGATTTAAAAATACCAGTCTATAGAAAATAA
- the galU gene encoding UTP--glucose-1-phosphate uridylyltransferase GalU: MKKVRKAIIPAAGLGTRFLPATKAMPKEMLPIVDKPTIQYIVEEAIASGIEDIIIVTGKGKRAIEDHFDNAHELEENLIGKEKFDLLAKVKESSVVDIHYIRQKEPKGLGHAIWCARNFIGNEPFAVLLGDDIVYSKEPCLGQLIKEYNRTYSSVIGVQVVPDSETHRYGIIDPIKEVGRSFQVEKFVEKPPKGTAPSNLAIIGRYILTPEIFRFLEEKQIGTGGEIQLTDAIEKLNKIQRVYAYQFEGTRYDVGEQLGYIQTTIEFALKRKDLKEELILYLTDLVNGLKVRG; encoded by the coding sequence ATGAAAAAAGTTAGAAAAGCAATTATTCCAGCAGCAGGGCTAGGAACGAGATTTCTTCCAGCTACAAAAGCTATGCCAAAAGAAATGCTTCCTATTGTTGATAAGCCAACTATTCAATATATAGTTGAAGAAGCTATTGCTTCAGGTATTGAAGATATAATTATTGTTACAGGTAAAGGAAAAAGAGCGATTGAAGACCATTTTGATAATGCACATGAACTAGAAGAGAATTTAATAGGAAAAGAAAAATTTGATTTGCTAGCTAAAGTAAAAGAGTCTTCAGTTGTAGATATACATTATATTCGCCAAAAAGAACCTAAAGGACTAGGTCATGCAATATGGTGTGCAAGAAATTTTATTGGAAATGAACCATTTGCTGTTTTGCTTGGAGATGATATTGTCTACAGTAAAGAACCATGCTTAGGTCAGCTAATAAAAGAATATAATCGTACATACTCATCTGTAATTGGAGTACAAGTGGTACCTGATTCTGAGACACATAGATATGGAATAATTGATCCAATTAAGGAAGTTGGGCGAAGTTTTCAAGTAGAAAAATTTGTTGAAAAACCGCCTAAAGGAACTGCTCCATCTAATTTAGCTATAATTGGCCGATATATTTTAACTCCTGAAATATTTCGATTTCTAGAGGAAAAACAGATAGGGACAGGAGGAGAAATTCAACTTACAGATGCAATTGAGAAGCTAAACAAAATACAGAGAGTATATGCTTATCAATTTGAGGGAACTAGATACGATGTAGGAGAGCAATTGGGGTATATACAAACAACGATAGAATTTGCTTTAAAGAGAAAAGATTTAAAGGAAGAGCTAATTTTGTATTTAACAGACTTAGTAAATGGCTTAAAGGTTAGAGGTTAA
- the tagD gene encoding glycerol-3-phosphate cytidylyltransferase has protein sequence MKKVITYGTFDLLHIGHINILKNAKNYGDHLTVGLSSDEFNLLKNKKSYHNYANRKAILEAIRYVDQVIPENEWEQKIKDIVDNKINIFVMGDDWKGKFDYLKEYCEVIYLPRTVGISTTKIKEDFKVNKNV, from the coding sequence ATGAAGAAAGTTATTACTTATGGAACCTTTGACTTACTACATATAGGTCATATAAATATTCTAAAGAACGCCAAAAATTATGGTGATCACTTAACAGTTGGACTTTCATCAGATGAATTTAATCTATTAAAAAATAAAAAATCTTACCATAATTACGCTAATAGAAAAGCTATATTAGAGGCTATCCGTTATGTAGATCAAGTTATTCCAGAAAATGAGTGGGAGCAGAAAATTAAAGATATTGTTGATAACAAAATCAATATTTTTGTTATGGGAGACGACTGGAAAGGTAAATTTGATTATTTAAAAGAGTACTGTGAAGTAATTTACTTACCCCGCACTGTAGGTATATCTACAACTAAAATAAAGGAAGATTTTAAGGTGAACAAAAATGTTTAG
- a CDS encoding CDP-glycerol glycerophosphotransferase family protein, producing MFREFYINLYLLCFSFFFKIFSLFPQTQKIIFCVSFVENTHHIQQELKKQSPNTPLVFIAFNNTSYDYFLNENNESNRVLLCSPKRIKFFLLSIFHLATAKIIVVDNYYGFLSVTNFKKNVKILQIWHAVGAIKKFGLEDPSIFNRSKKARERFKKVYNNFQYVIVGSDKMENIFQKAFKIHPSNFIHTGIPRTDLFFSRDTFLEIKKGLFERYPILRKKKVILYAPTFRNNNLNKFTLPFDLNLMSKKFKSEYVLILKLHPAISATGYSHNNSDDFILDLSKYPKINDLLFITDILITDYSSIPFEFSYFKKPMIFFPYDLKEYQQERGFWENYSTLVPGPIVQSTEELIYFISKSDSSLREEENSLTFHLKWNKYSQGNSSKNVAVILLDWLYAN from the coding sequence ATGTTTAGAGAATTTTACATTAATTTATATTTACTATGTTTTTCTTTTTTCTTTAAAATATTTTCGCTTTTCCCCCAAACACAAAAAATTATTTTTTGTGTTTCTTTTGTTGAAAATACACATCATATACAACAGGAATTAAAAAAACAATCACCTAATACACCTTTGGTGTTTATCGCATTTAATAATACTAGTTATGATTATTTTCTTAATGAGAATAACGAAAGCAATCGTGTACTTTTATGTTCTCCCAAACGAATAAAATTTTTTTTACTTTCCATTTTCCATTTAGCTACTGCAAAAATTATTGTTGTTGACAACTATTATGGATTTTTATCAGTTACTAATTTCAAAAAAAATGTTAAGATCCTTCAAATTTGGCATGCTGTTGGAGCTATAAAAAAGTTTGGCTTAGAAGACCCTTCTATTTTTAATCGCAGTAAAAAAGCAAGGGAAAGATTCAAGAAAGTATATAACAATTTCCAATATGTCATTGTTGGATCAGATAAGATGGAAAACATATTCCAAAAAGCCTTTAAAATACATCCATCCAATTTTATTCATACAGGTATTCCTAGAACAGATCTCTTCTTTTCTCGAGATACTTTTTTAGAAATTAAAAAAGGGTTATTCGAACGTTACCCTATACTTCGAAAAAAAAAGGTTATACTTTATGCACCTACCTTTAGAAATAATAATCTTAATAAATTTACTCTACCATTTGATTTAAATCTAATGAGTAAAAAATTCAAAAGTGAATATGTTCTTATTCTTAAATTACATCCTGCAATCTCTGCAACAGGTTATAGTCATAATAATTCTGATGATTTCATTTTAGATTTGTCAAAATATCCTAAGATAAATGACTTATTATTTATTACCGATATCTTAATTACTGACTATTCTTCTATTCCTTTTGAATTTTCTTATTTTAAGAAACCAATGATATTTTTTCCTTATGATTTGAAAGAATATCAACAAGAAAGAGGTTTTTGGGAGAACTATTCTACTTTAGTTCCTGGTCCCATTGTTCAATCTACAGAAGAGTTAATATATTTTATTTCAAAAAGTGATTCAAGTTTAAGGGAAGAAGAAAATTCCCTCACTTTTCACTTAAAATGGAATAAATACTCTCAAGGAAACTCTAGTAAAAATGTCGCGGTTATACTTTTAGATTGGCTCTATGCAAATTGA
- the tagD gene encoding glycerol-3-phosphate cytidylyltransferase yields the protein MKKVITYGTFDLLHWGHINILKRAKELGDYLIVAISTDEFNAIKEKKAYHNYENRKMILESIRYVDEVIPENKWEQKIEDVIKHKVDTFVMGDDWEGKFDFLEEYCEVKYLPRTVGISTSKIKNDLLEKNA from the coding sequence ATGAAAAAAGTAATAACCTATGGTACTTTTGATTTATTACATTGGGGACATATAAATATATTAAAAAGGGCTAAAGAATTAGGTGATTATCTAATTGTTGCAATTTCTACAGATGAATTTAATGCAATAAAAGAAAAAAAGGCCTATCACAACTATGAAAACCGAAAAATGATTTTAGAGTCAATTCGTTATGTTGATGAAGTTATTCCAGAAAATAAATGGGAACAAAAAATTGAAGATGTTATTAAACATAAAGTTGATACTTTTGTTATGGGTGACGATTGGGAAGGTAAATTTGACTTTTTAGAAGAATATTGTGAAGTAAAATACCTTCCTCGTACTGTTGGCATATCCACATCAAAAATAAAAAATGACTTATTAGAAAAAAATGCATAA